GACGTACGTACATCCTACCCATAGCCCTATTATTGGTTACGCCCTGTGGATTTTTGGCTTTCTAGGCGCCCACCGCTTTTATTACGGTAAACCCATTACTGGAACCCTATGGTTTTTCACCTTAGGTTTATTAGGGATTGGCTGGATTATTGACTTATTGTTAATACCCGCAATGAATCGTGAAGCCGAGTCGCGTTTTACCTCTGGACGCTTTGACTACAATGCCGCTTGGTTATTACTGACCTTTTTAGGGCTATTTGGCCTGCATCGCTTTTATCAGCATAAATGGATTACTGGGATTTTGTATCTGTGCACTGGCGGCTTATTTTTATTAGGTATTTTATATGACTTCTGGACCCTAAATACCCAGATCTCAGAAAAGAACCGCTTACGCTTTGATTAATAGCAGTAAATAACCCAGCCAGTGTTCAGTACTGACTGGGTTGTATTTGGCTACTTGTTCTTCGTTGGACGTGGCCAGTTTTCACGAATCCGCTGATCGGCACGCTCTACAATTAAAGCCCCTGCAGGAACATTTTTACTCACAGTAGAACCGGCGCCGGTAGTCGCCCCTGCGCCAATCTCTAAGGGAGCAACCAGTGAGCTATTGGAGCCAATAAAGACATCTTCACCCATCACCGTCTTAAACTTATTAGCACCATCGTAGTTACAAGTAATAGTTCCAGCGCCAATATTGGTCCGCGCCCCTACTTCGCTGTCACCTAAATAAGTAAGGTGTCCAGCTTTTGCACCTTCACCTAAATAGGTGTTTTTGAGCTCAACAAAGTTACCCACATGGGCTTTTGCTGCCAAAACAGCCCCTTGACGTAAACGGGCAAAGGGACCACAGTCAGCTTCGGCTCCCACCTCCGCTCCCTCAAGCACACTATTAGCTTTAATGATCGCACCGGCACGTAATACGCTGTCTTTAATCACACAGTTAGGGCCGATTTGTACGTTATCCTCGATCACTACCTGACCTTCTAGAATGACATTAATATCAATCAGCACATCACGCCCAACACGCACTTCACCGCGCAGATCAAAGCGCTGTGGGTCACGTAAAGTAACGCCCTGAGCCATTAGCTCACGCGCAGCGCGGTATTGATAATGACGCTCAAGTTCAGCTAACTGGATACGGTCATTCGCACCTTGTACCTCCAGTGGATCAGCTGCAATTTCTGTGGCTACTGTGACGCCATCTGCTACAGCCATAGCAATAATATCGGTCAAGTAATACTCACCTTGAGCATTGTCATTGGATAAATGCCCTAACCACTCAATTAACTGCGCGGTTGGTACTGCCAAAATACCGGTATTCCCCTCACAAATAGTTCGTTGCTGCTCAGTTGCATCTTTGTGCTCAACAATAGCCTGAACCTCACCTTGGCTATTGCGCACAATACGTCCATAACCCGTAGGATCATCAAGCTTAACGGTTAATAAACCTAGCTGCTCAGAACTCACTTTAGCTAACAAACGCTCTAAGGTTGCGGCAGTGATTAAAGGGACATCACCATACAAAATTAATGTGTTATCGGCCGTCAGTGCTGGAATAGCTTGGGCAACCGCGTGGCCTGTGCCTAACTGTTGAGCTTGCTGTACAAAGCTAAGATTTTCACCTTGGATTACTTCACGTACTTGTTCCGCACCATGCCCAATCACCACCTGAATACTGTTGGGCTTAAGTTGCTCGGCAGTATGGATAACATGTCCAAGCATGCTGCGCCCAGCAACCGGATGCAGCACCTTAGGTAAAGACGAACGCATACGAGTACCTTGTCCCGCAGCTAGCACCACAATATCAAGTGACATATAGAATTCCTTCGACACTACTCAAAAATAAACCCAATAAAAAAGGGTAGCCTAGGCTACCCTTTTTCATACTACAGATGAAGCTATACCCAATTAACGACCTACTTTTTTGCGTAGCTCGTGGATGGTACGTAATTGTGCAGCAGCTTCTGCTAAGCGTACCGCAGCAGCGGTGTAGTCAAAGTCAGCGCTTGCATTTGCAATCGCACGCTGTGCTTCTTCTTTGGCTGCTAAAGCAGCAGCTTCATCAAGGTCAGACGCACGAATCGCAGTATCTGCTAATACAGTTACCATGTTCGGCTGAACTTCGATAAAACCACCAGAGAGATAGAACATCTCTTGCTCGCCACCTTGTTTAATCACACGGACTGGGCCCGGTTTAATGGTGGAAAGCAGCGGCGTGTGGCCAGGTAAAACACCTAAATCACCCATGTGACCATGGGCAACGACCATTTCAACCAAACCAGAGAACAGCTCTTTTTCTGCGCTGACAATATTGCAGTGGACTGTCATGGCCATATCAATCGCCTCAGTTTGTGGATCAGGCAGATGCTAAACACATCTGCCTATCCTTTGCATTGCGCTAGGCGCGTGCAAGTTAGAGTTTGTTTGCTTTCTCAATGGCTTCGTCGATAGTACCTACCATGTAGAACGCTTGTTCTGGTAGATCATCATAGTCACCATTTAGAATGCCTTGGAAACCACGGATGGTTTCTTTCAGCGACACGTACTTACCTGGCGCACCGGTGAATACTTCAGCAACGAAGAATGGCTGAGACAGGAAGCGCTGGATTTTACGAGCACGAGATACTAACTGCTTATCTTCTTCAGATAGTTCGTCCATACCCAGAATCGCAATAATGTCTTTCAGCTCAGTATAGCGCTGCAGTACATATTGTACGCCGCGGGCACAGTCGTAGTGCTCTTGGCCGATAACCATTGGGTCTAGCTGGCGTGAAGAAGAATCCAGTGGGTCAATTGCTGGGTAAATACCTAAAGAAGCAATGTCACGGGACAGTACAACAGTCGCATCCAAGTGGGCGAAAGTAGTGGCTGGGGATGGGTCAGTTAAGTCATCCGCTGGCACGTAAACTGCTTGAATAGAGGTAATAGAACCAGTCTTGGTAGAAGTAATACGCTCTTGCAGTACACCCATCTCTTCCGCTAGCGTTGGCTGATAACCTACTGCTGAAGGCATACGGCCTAACAGTGCAGATACTTCAGTACCCGCTAGGGTATAACGATAGATGTTATCCACGAATAACAGTACGTCACGGCCTTCGTCACGGAATTTTTCCGCCATGGTCAAACCGGTTAACGCTACACGTAAACGGTTACCTGGTGGTTCGTTCATCTGACCGTAAACTAGTGCTACTTTGTCTAGAACGTTAGAGTCGTTCATCTCATGATAGAAGTCGTTACCTTCACGTGTACGCTCACCAACACCAGCGAATACGGAGTAACCACTGTGCTCGATCGCGATGTTACGGATCAGCTCCATCATGTTTACGGTTTTACCAACACCGGCACCACCGAACAGACCTACTTTACCACCCTTAGCAAACGGGCAAACAAGGTCAATTACCTTAATACCTGTTTCTAGGATTTCGTTACCGCCTGCTTGGTCAGCGTAAGAAGGTGCTTCGCGGTGAATCGCCCAGCGCTCTTCTTCACCGATTGGACCGGCTTCGTCAATTGGGTTGCCCAGTACGTCCATAATACGGCCCAGGGTTTTAACACCCACTGGTACAGTAATTGGAGCACCTGTGTTTACTACATCTAAACCACGCTTTAGACCTTCAGTCGAGCCCATCGCAATAGTACGTACGATACCATCGCCAAGTTGCTGCTGAACTTCTAAAGTCGTTTCAACGCCCTGAACGTTCAGTGCGTCATAAATGTTCGGTACCTGCTCGCGTGGGAATTCCACGTCGATAACGGCGCCGATGATTTGAACGATACGTCCGCTACTCATATCTGGTTCCTCTGAATATTTGAACCGTTCTTAAACCGCGGCAGCGCCGCCGACGATTTCTGAAATTTCTTGCGTAATGGCTGCTTGACGAGCTTTGTTGTAAACCAACTGAAGGTTATCAATAAGTTCGCCGGCGTTGTCGGTTGCGTTTTTCATCGCAATCATACGCGCAGCTTGTTCACAAGCACTGTTCTCAACCACTGCTTGGTACACCTGGGACTCAACATAACGCACAATCAAATCATCAAGTAATTGCTGTGCGTTAGGCTCATATAGATAATCCCATGAACCCAAGCGAGGTGTTTCTACGCCTTCGTCATCTGCCGCATTAACCGCCAGTGGCACTAATTGCTCAACGGCTGGTTTTTGCGTCATGGTGTTGACGAACTTGTTAGAAACTAAATACACGCGATCAAGACGACCTTCTGCAAAACCGTCCAGCATGATCTTAATACTACCGATTAAGTCACTTAATGCTGGAGCTTCACCTAAGTCACTCACGCTTGCAACAACGTTGCCGCCATAACTACGGAAGAAGCTAGCGCCTTTTTTCCCGATGACGCAGAACTCTGCTTCAACGTTGTCGGCTTGCCAGTCCTTCATGTTATTAATTAAGGCCTTGAACAGGTTAAAGTTCAGGCCACCGCAGAGACCACGATCAGTTGAAACGAGGATATATCCTACGCGCTTCACTGGACGGTCAACCATGAATGCATGCTTATACTCGCTATTTGCATCGGCTAAGTGGCCAATAACTGCGCGAATATGTTCTGCATAAGGACGGCCTGCTGCCATGCGCTGTTGTGCTTTGCGCATTTTACTGACCGCCACTTTCTCCATGGCGCTGGTGATCTTTTGCGTAC
The sequence above is a segment of the Thiopseudomonas alkaliphila genome. Coding sequences within it:
- a CDS encoding NINE protein, producing the protein MTYVHPTHSPIIGYALWIFGFLGAHRFYYGKPITGTLWFFTLGLLGIGWIIDLLLIPAMNREAESRFTSGRFDYNAAWLLLTFLGLFGLHRFYQHKWITGILYLCTGGLFLLGILYDFWTLNTQISEKNRLRFD
- the glmU gene encoding bifunctional UDP-N-acetylglucosamine diphosphorylase/glucosamine-1-phosphate N-acetyltransferase GlmU, which codes for MSLDIVVLAAGQGTRMRSSLPKVLHPVAGRSMLGHVIHTAEQLKPNSIQVVIGHGAEQVREVIQGENLSFVQQAQQLGTGHAVAQAIPALTADNTLILYGDVPLITAATLERLLAKVSSEQLGLLTVKLDDPTGYGRIVRNSQGEVQAIVEHKDATEQQRTICEGNTGILAVPTAQLIEWLGHLSNDNAQGEYYLTDIIAMAVADGVTVATEIAADPLEVQGANDRIQLAELERHYQYRAARELMAQGVTLRDPQRFDLRGEVRVGRDVLIDINVILEGQVVIEDNVQIGPNCVIKDSVLRAGAIIKANSVLEGAEVGAEADCGPFARLRQGAVLAAKAHVGNFVELKNTYLGEGAKAGHLTYLGDSEVGARTNIGAGTITCNYDGANKFKTVMGEDVFIGSNSSLVAPLEIGAGATTGAGSTVSKNVPAGALIVERADQRIRENWPRPTKNK
- a CDS encoding F0F1 ATP synthase subunit epsilon; this translates as MAMTVHCNIVSAEKELFSGLVEMVVAHGHMGDLGVLPGHTPLLSTIKPGPVRVIKQGGEQEMFYLSGGFIEVQPNMVTVLADTAIRASDLDEAAALAAKEEAQRAIANASADFDYTAAAVRLAEAAAQLRTIHELRKKVGR
- the atpD gene encoding F0F1 ATP synthase subunit beta; protein product: MSSGRIVQIIGAVIDVEFPREQVPNIYDALNVQGVETTLEVQQQLGDGIVRTIAMGSTEGLKRGLDVVNTGAPITVPVGVKTLGRIMDVLGNPIDEAGPIGEEERWAIHREAPSYADQAGGNEILETGIKVIDLVCPFAKGGKVGLFGGAGVGKTVNMMELIRNIAIEHSGYSVFAGVGERTREGNDFYHEMNDSNVLDKVALVYGQMNEPPGNRLRVALTGLTMAEKFRDEGRDVLLFVDNIYRYTLAGTEVSALLGRMPSAVGYQPTLAEEMGVLQERITSTKTGSITSIQAVYVPADDLTDPSPATTFAHLDATVVLSRDIASLGIYPAIDPLDSSSRQLDPMVIGQEHYDCARGVQYVLQRYTELKDIIAILGMDELSEEDKQLVSRARKIQRFLSQPFFVAEVFTGAPGKYVSLKETIRGFQGILNGDYDDLPEQAFYMVGTIDEAIEKANKL
- the atpG gene encoding F0F1 ATP synthase subunit gamma, with product MAGAKEIRSKIASIKSTQKITSAMEKVAVSKMRKAQQRMAAGRPYAEHIRAVIGHLADANSEYKHAFMVDRPVKRVGYILVSTDRGLCGGLNFNLFKALINNMKDWQADNVEAEFCVIGKKGASFFRSYGGNVVASVSDLGEAPALSDLIGSIKIMLDGFAEGRLDRVYLVSNKFVNTMTQKPAVEQLVPLAVNAADDEGVETPRLGSWDYLYEPNAQQLLDDLIVRYVESQVYQAVVENSACEQAARMIAMKNATDNAGELIDNLQLVYNKARQAAITQEISEIVGGAAAV